One region of Agrobacterium tumefaciens genomic DNA includes:
- a CDS encoding pentapeptide MXKDX repeat protein, which yields MTRIFTAIATASMLSVLSFAGIAHADGMKTDMTKMHNDTMKTQTMKKSDMSMASKKDCMHKADMEMNKMKKADMMKACNTMK from the coding sequence ATGACCCGCATTTTTACCGCCATCGCCACCGCTTCCATGCTGTCTGTTCTTTCTTTCGCAGGCATCGCCCATGCCGACGGCATGAAAACCGATATGACGAAAATGCACAACGACACCATGAAGACGCAGACGATGAAAAAAAGCGACATGTCCATGGCATCCAAAAAGGACTGCATGCACAAGGCTGACATGGAAATGAACAAGATGAAAAAAGCCGACATGATGAAGGCCTGCAACACGATGAAGTGA
- the leuA gene encoding 2-isopropylmalate synthase: MDGKITNISKGMSDANVKYRPYPTINIPDRTWPGKTITKAPIWCSVDLRDGNQSLVNPMGHDRKARMFKLLLEMGFKEIEIGFPSASQTDFDFARWCVEQGNVPEDVSLQVLVQCRPELITRTFEALEGANKPIIHFYNSTSELQRRVVFGKDVHGIKQIAVDAAKMITDMAAKAGGGFRFEYSPESFTGTELEVALEICNAVVEVVKPTADNKLILNLPSTVEMATPNIYADQIEWMCRNIDNRENVIISLHPHNDRGTGIAATELALMAGADRVEGTLFGNGERTGNVDVVTLALNMYTQGVNPELDCRDIERIKAVYEYSNEMTIPERHPYVGELVYTAFSGSHQDAINKGMKAIKVANHPVWEVPYLPIDPKDVGRSYEAIIRINSQSGKGGIAYILQQDYGINLPRNLQVEFREDIQRITDEEGVELPAKRIYERFMERYVTQPNARIKFVDHHTYPAGDFKGVRIVAAEITDNGEVKRIEGKGTGPIDGFINALSVYLGIDLSVNDYSEHSLQHGSNASAIAYVEMEHPGGKLFGAGVNTNIVGASLEAIVSAANRVLEERAR; the protein is encoded by the coding sequence ATGGACGGCAAGATCACCAATATTTCCAAAGGCATGTCGGACGCGAACGTCAAGTATCGCCCTTACCCGACCATCAATATTCCTGACCGCACGTGGCCGGGCAAGACCATCACCAAGGCACCGATCTGGTGTTCGGTGGACCTGCGTGACGGCAACCAGTCGCTGGTCAACCCCATGGGCCACGACCGCAAGGCCCGCATGTTCAAGCTGCTGCTCGAAATGGGCTTCAAGGAAATCGAGATCGGTTTCCCTTCCGCTTCGCAGACGGACTTCGATTTTGCCCGCTGGTGCGTGGAGCAGGGCAATGTGCCTGAGGATGTTTCCCTGCAGGTGCTGGTGCAGTGCCGTCCAGAACTGATCACCCGCACCTTCGAAGCGCTGGAAGGCGCCAACAAGCCGATCATCCACTTCTACAACTCCACCTCGGAATTGCAGCGCCGCGTGGTATTCGGCAAGGATGTACACGGCATCAAGCAGATTGCTGTCGATGCCGCCAAGATGATCACCGACATGGCGGCCAAGGCCGGCGGCGGTTTCCGCTTCGAATATTCTCCGGAAAGCTTTACCGGCACCGAGCTGGAAGTGGCGCTGGAAATCTGCAATGCCGTGGTCGAGGTGGTGAAGCCGACGGCGGATAACAAGCTGATCCTGAACCTGCCTTCCACAGTCGAAATGGCCACGCCGAACATCTATGCCGACCAGATCGAATGGATGTGCCGCAATATCGACAATCGCGAAAACGTCATCATTTCGCTGCATCCGCACAACGACCGCGGCACTGGCATCGCTGCGACGGAGCTCGCTCTGATGGCCGGTGCGGACCGCGTCGAGGGCACGCTGTTCGGTAATGGCGAGCGCACCGGCAATGTCGACGTCGTGACGCTGGCGCTGAACATGTATACGCAGGGCGTCAATCCTGAGCTGGATTGCCGCGATATTGAGCGCATCAAGGCGGTCTACGAATATTCGAACGAGATGACGATCCCCGAGCGCCACCCTTATGTCGGCGAACTGGTCTATACGGCGTTTTCCGGCTCGCATCAGGATGCGATCAACAAGGGTATGAAGGCGATCAAGGTTGCCAATCACCCGGTATGGGAAGTGCCCTATCTGCCGATCGATCCGAAGGATGTCGGCCGCTCCTACGAAGCGATCATCCGCATCAATTCGCAGTCCGGTAAGGGCGGAATCGCCTATATTCTCCAGCAGGATTACGGCATCAACCTGCCGCGCAACCTGCAGGTGGAGTTCCGCGAAGACATCCAGCGCATCACCGATGAAGAGGGCGTGGAACTGCCGGCCAAGCGCATCTACGAGCGCTTCATGGAGCGTTACGTGACGCAGCCGAATGCGCGCATCAAGTTCGTCGATCACCACACCTATCCGGCGGGCGATTTCAAGGGCGTACGCATTGTCGCCGCCGAAATCACCGATAACGGTGAGGTGAAGCGCATCGAGGGCAAGGGCACCGGTCCTATCGACGGGTTCATCAATGCGCTGTCGGTCTATCTCGGCATCGATCTGTCGGTGAATGACTATTCCGAGCATTCGCTGCAACATGGGTCCAATGCTTCCGCCATTGCCTATGTTGAGATGGAGCATCCGGGCGGAAAATTGTTCGGCGCCGGGGTGAATACGAATATTGTTGGCGCTTCGCTGGAAGCGATTGTTTCGGCGGCCAATCGGGTGCTGGAAGAGCGAGCTAGGTAA
- a CDS encoding HupE/UreJ family protein, translating into MLKRLSLAAAALGATALPAFAHLNPEEHGSFMAGVSHPFFGADHILAMVAVGLWASQIAMAQNDRKALWIVPAAFVGTMAIGFLMAVYGIGLPFVEPAILASVIGLGLLVTIAAKLPTAAAAAVVGAFALFHGHAHGGELGSAGALQFGIGFMIATAILHLAGIVLGLRIARFGSAASRTAGALTAIAGLSLAFGG; encoded by the coding sequence ATGCTGAAAAGACTAAGCCTTGCTGCCGCAGCGCTCGGCGCCACCGCCCTGCCCGCTTTCGCCCATTTGAACCCGGAAGAACACGGCTCCTTCATGGCTGGCGTCTCCCACCCCTTCTTCGGTGCGGATCATATTCTGGCAATGGTTGCCGTCGGTCTCTGGGCATCGCAGATCGCCATGGCGCAGAATGACCGCAAGGCGCTGTGGATCGTGCCTGCCGCCTTCGTCGGCACCATGGCCATTGGTTTCCTGATGGCCGTTTATGGCATCGGCCTTCCGTTTGTCGAACCGGCCATCCTGGCCTCCGTCATCGGCCTCGGCCTGCTGGTCACGATTGCGGCAAAGCTGCCGACGGCAGCCGCTGCGGCCGTGGTCGGCGCTTTTGCCCTTTTCCACGGCCATGCCCATGGCGGTGAACTCGGCAGCGCCGGCGCCCTGCAATTCGGCATCGGTTTCATGATAGCAACCGCGATCCTGCATCTCGCAGGCATCGTGCTTGGCCTGCGCATTGCCCGTTTCGGCTCGGCCGCAAGCCGTACCGCCGGCGCGCTGACGGCAATAGCGGGCCTTTCGCTTGCCTTCGGCGGGTGA
- a CDS encoding ATP-dependent Clp protease proteolytic subunit: protein MNEDEDDKSKELPIGKETEANLFKSRSIFIYGGITQELAQKVCTQLVALAAASDDDIRVYVNSPGGHVESGDSIHDMIKFIKPKVYIIGTGWVASAGALIYVSVPKERRLCLPNTRFLLHQPSGGTRGMASDIEIQAREIIKMNQRLIKIFAKATGQSEEKIAKDIDRDYWLGAEEAKGYGLVGKIVESQSEV from the coding sequence ATGAACGAAGACGAAGACGACAAGAGCAAGGAACTGCCGATCGGCAAGGAAACGGAAGCGAATCTTTTCAAGTCGCGTTCGATCTTCATCTATGGTGGCATCACGCAGGAACTGGCGCAGAAGGTCTGCACGCAGCTCGTGGCACTTGCCGCCGCCAGCGACGACGACATTCGCGTTTACGTCAATTCGCCGGGCGGCCATGTCGAATCGGGTGATTCGATCCATGACATGATCAAGTTCATCAAGCCGAAGGTTTATATCATCGGTACGGGCTGGGTCGCTTCCGCTGGCGCGCTGATCTATGTTTCGGTGCCGAAGGAACGTCGCCTTTGCCTGCCGAACACCCGCTTCCTGCTGCACCAGCCCTCCGGCGGCACGCGCGGCATGGCATCCGACATCGAAATCCAGGCCCGCGAAATCATCAAGATGAACCAGCGCCTGATCAAGATCTTCGCCAAGGCCACCGGCCAGAGCGAAGAAAAGATCGCCAAGGACATCGATCGCGATTACTGGCTCGGCGCTGAAGAAGCCAAGGGCTACGGCCTCGTCGGCAAGATCGTTGAGAGCCAGTCGGAAGTCTAA
- a CDS encoding NUDIX domain-containing protein: MNDERTERQARPFHTRILIRLLHFVFLFTRGATLGVRALCFDDAGRIFLVRHTYLPGWYLPGGGVERGETLLMALNKEIREEGNLEATSTPELVHVYLNLEGSNRDHVALYRLQVTQTTPKTPDHEITESGFFDLSDLPENVTPATRRRLAELSGKAAIADYW; this comes from the coding sequence GTGAATGACGAGAGAACCGAGCGGCAGGCCCGTCCGTTCCACACGCGTATCCTTATCCGCCTGCTTCATTTCGTTTTTCTGTTCACACGCGGTGCCACCCTCGGTGTACGTGCGCTCTGCTTCGATGATGCGGGACGGATTTTTCTGGTGCGGCATACCTATCTGCCCGGCTGGTATCTGCCCGGCGGCGGGGTGGAACGCGGCGAAACGCTGCTGATGGCGCTCAACAAGGAAATCCGCGAGGAAGGCAATCTCGAGGCTACGTCGACCCCCGAGCTTGTCCATGTCTACCTCAATCTGGAAGGCAGCAACCGCGATCATGTTGCGCTCTACCGGCTTCAGGTCACCCAGACCACGCCGAAAACACCGGATCATGAAATCACCGAAAGCGGTTTTTTTGATCTCTCGGACCTGCCGGAAAATGTGACGCCCGCCACCCGCCGCCGCCTTGCCGAACTTTCCGGCAAGGCGGCGATTGCCGACTACTGGTAG
- a CDS encoding metallophosphoesterase family protein, which produces MFKLAHISDVHLGPLPKLTFRELASKRITGFVNWHRNRRKHLFTDTLEKLLDDLEAKSPDHLAITGDLVNLATGIEIRAAADWLEEVGDPEKISVVPGNHDAYVSGAHDKAMRAWYPYVRGDGDPAEWDDDRKIFPYMRVRGPVALIGCSTSIATPPFSATGYFGNRQARATAELLKKAGEQGLFRVVMIHHPPIRGAAAAHKRMFGIRRFAAALGVGGAELVLHGHTHLNTVYWLNTHHGQQHIPVVGIASASQGPGGEKPRTAYNLFHISGGPGTWNVACERHSLNDTGTGIGLEDIRVFYENGRPLGF; this is translated from the coding sequence ATGTTCAAACTTGCGCATATTTCAGACGTCCATCTCGGGCCATTGCCAAAACTTACTTTCCGGGAACTTGCATCCAAGCGTATCACCGGTTTCGTCAACTGGCACCGCAACCGCCGCAAGCACCTTTTCACCGACACGCTGGAAAAGCTGCTCGATGATCTCGAAGCCAAATCGCCGGATCATCTGGCTATTACCGGCGATCTCGTCAATCTTGCGACAGGCATTGAAATTCGCGCCGCCGCCGACTGGCTGGAAGAAGTCGGCGACCCTGAAAAGATCTCGGTCGTTCCCGGCAATCATGACGCCTATGTTTCCGGCGCGCACGACAAGGCCATGCGCGCCTGGTATCCTTATGTGCGTGGCGATGGCGACCCGGCGGAATGGGACGATGACCGCAAGATTTTCCCCTACATGCGCGTGCGCGGTCCCGTCGCACTGATTGGCTGCTCCACCTCGATTGCAACGCCGCCCTTCTCGGCCACCGGCTATTTCGGCAACCGTCAAGCACGCGCAACCGCGGAACTCTTAAAAAAAGCCGGTGAACAGGGGCTGTTCCGCGTGGTGATGATCCATCACCCACCGATCCGCGGTGCGGCGGCTGCGCACAAGCGCATGTTCGGCATTCGCCGTTTCGCGGCAGCGCTTGGCGTTGGCGGCGCCGAGCTCGTGCTGCATGGCCACACCCATTTGAACACCGTATACTGGCTGAATACTCACCACGGGCAACAGCACATCCCGGTCGTCGGCATCGCCTCCGCCAGCCAGGGACCGGGCGGCGAAAAACCGCGCACGGCCTATAATCTCTTCCATATTTCCGGTGGCCCCGGCACCTGGAACGTCGCCTGCGAACGCCACAGTCTCAACGACACCGGAACGGGTATCGGGCTTGAAGATATCAGGGTATTTTATGAGAATGGTAGGCCGTTGGGGTTTTAG
- a CDS encoding glyoxalase superfamily protein has translation MGSDLDARDASVAGGENLSHIGFARIFPILRIFDEAKAREFYVDFLGFKVDWEHRFGENFPLYMQVSRAGMGLHLSGHHGDATPGSNIFATMHGVHAFQKELVGKDYRFLKPGVEELPWGDVMEVIDPFGNRIRFCEQKSEG, from the coding sequence ATGGGCAGTGACCTGGACGCCCGGGATGCAAGCGTGGCGGGTGGGGAAAACCTTTCTCACATTGGCTTTGCGCGGATATTCCCGATTCTCAGAATTTTCGATGAGGCCAAGGCGCGGGAATTCTATGTTGATTTTCTCGGTTTCAAGGTCGACTGGGAACACCGCTTCGGCGAAAACTTCCCGCTCTACATGCAGGTTTCGCGGGCCGGAATGGGGCTTCACCTCAGCGGCCATCATGGCGACGCGACGCCGGGCTCCAATATCTTCGCCACCATGCACGGCGTGCATGCCTTCCAAAAAGAGCTGGTCGGCAAAGACTACCGCTTCCTGAAGCCTGGTGTCGAAGAATTGCCCTGGGGCGATGTCATGGAAGTCATCGATCCATTCGGCAACCGTATCCGTTTCTGTGAGCAGAAAAGCGAGGGGTGA
- a CDS encoding NrsF family protein gives MRKTEDIIEQLASGLKPVPALSLERRLALAVLPGLGVSLLLMLAILGPRVDMHDALTELGFWIKSAYNALLALTAFFAVGRLTRPEGNSGCLFVWLALIFVVMAAIALVQLGFAFPDNYRTLVLGSSALHCPLLIVAFALPVFLANFSVLKRSAPADPALAGFVAGIAAGAAGAWVYSWFCTENGMAFVLIWYSLGIFITGLIGAFAGSRFLRW, from the coding sequence GTGAGGAAGACGGAAGACATCATTGAACAACTGGCAAGCGGACTCAAGCCCGTGCCTGCCTTGTCACTGGAGCGTCGGCTGGCGCTGGCCGTCCTGCCCGGCCTTGGCGTTTCGCTGTTGCTGATGCTTGCCATTCTCGGGCCGCGGGTCGACATGCACGACGCCTTGACCGAGCTGGGTTTCTGGATCAAGTCCGCCTATAACGCCCTGCTGGCCCTGACTGCGTTTTTCGCGGTCGGCCGCCTTACCCGCCCCGAGGGGAACAGCGGCTGCCTTTTCGTTTGGCTTGCGCTAATTTTCGTTGTGATGGCGGCGATAGCGCTCGTACAGCTGGGGTTTGCCTTTCCGGACAATTACAGGACGCTTGTTCTGGGGTCGTCCGCGCTGCATTGCCCGTTGTTGATCGTCGCTTTCGCGCTTCCGGTATTCCTGGCGAATTTTTCAGTTCTCAAGCGCTCAGCCCCGGCTGATCCAGCCCTGGCAGGTTTTGTGGCAGGCATTGCGGCGGGTGCAGCCGGAGCCTGGGTTTATTCCTGGTTCTGCACCGAAAACGGCATGGCTTTCGTGCTGATCTGGTATTCGCTTGGCATTTTCATCACCGGCCTTATCGGCGCTTTTGCCGGTTCGCGTTTTCTGCGCTGGTAA
- a CDS encoding sigma-70 family RNA polymerase sigma factor — MLMLRSLDGDEGAYRHLLHALRRLLTAYFDRRMRTASRGDVEDLVQETLLSLHAKRETYDRARPFTAWFFSIARYKLIDHYRGRGARQLSEVELDETLEAGSSVDQVTARMDVERLLDELPQRQRDLIRRVKLEGQSIAEAAQKSGQTELAARVGIHRTLKMLAAKLRGET, encoded by the coding sequence ATGCTGATGCTGCGTTCCCTCGATGGGGACGAGGGCGCTTACAGGCATTTGCTCCATGCCCTACGCAGGCTGCTGACAGCCTATTTCGACCGGCGCATGAGGACCGCTTCACGGGGGGATGTGGAAGATCTCGTTCAGGAAACCCTGTTGTCGCTTCACGCCAAACGCGAGACCTATGATCGAGCAAGGCCTTTTACCGCCTGGTTCTTTTCGATAGCGCGCTACAAACTCATCGATCACTACAGGGGCAGGGGTGCGCGCCAGCTTTCGGAAGTGGAACTTGATGAGACGCTGGAAGCGGGATCGTCCGTCGATCAGGTCACGGCACGTATGGATGTGGAACGGTTGCTCGACGAGTTGCCGCAGCGGCAACGCGACCTCATTCGCAGGGTAAAACTCGAGGGTCAGTCAATCGCCGAAGCGGCCCAAAAATCCGGCCAGACCGAGCTTGCGGCGAGGGTCGGCATTCACAGGACGCTTAAAATGCTGGCGGCAAAGTTGCGAGGCGAAACGTGA
- a CDS encoding DUF2076 domain-containing protein, which produces MSPEESQLLKALFDRTKAASATPRDREAEILIADAVRDQPAAPYYLAQAVIVQEKGLEAAAAHIQQLEDRIHALESGNAAPQAAAQGGFLSSIFGTGQQQSPAPAPVSPPPQTSWRNDTAGQTAGPWGSPAGRAPDQQPGGLWSQQPAAAGRSGGGFLQGALGAAAGVAGGMLLANSLSGIFGNHASSLGIGSPFGGGNPLGNNAPVEETVINNYYGDSSSQPDNSNDVQQADYDDSADDDFDQGDDGSFA; this is translated from the coding sequence ATGTCACCGGAAGAAAGCCAACTTCTCAAGGCCCTGTTCGACAGGACAAAAGCCGCATCCGCCACTCCGCGCGACCGCGAGGCGGAAATATTGATCGCAGATGCCGTGCGCGATCAGCCCGCAGCCCCCTATTATCTCGCCCAGGCGGTGATTGTTCAGGAAAAGGGTCTGGAAGCGGCAGCAGCACACATCCAACAGCTCGAAGACCGCATCCATGCGCTGGAAAGCGGTAATGCGGCCCCGCAAGCAGCCGCACAGGGTGGTTTTCTGAGTTCGATCTTCGGCACCGGCCAACAGCAATCACCTGCTCCGGCGCCCGTTTCTCCACCGCCCCAGACATCATGGCGCAACGATACTGCAGGCCAGACAGCCGGTCCCTGGGGCTCACCAGCCGGCCGCGCACCTGATCAGCAGCCCGGTGGCCTCTGGAGCCAGCAACCCGCAGCAGCCGGACGCTCCGGCGGCGGTTTCCTGCAAGGTGCGCTCGGCGCTGCTGCAGGTGTTGCCGGCGGCATGCTGCTCGCCAATTCGCTGAGCGGTATTTTCGGCAACCATGCATCGTCGCTCGGCATTGGCTCGCCATTCGGCGGCGGCAATCCGCTGGGCAACAATGCACCGGTCGAAGAAACCGTCATCAACAACTACTACGGCGACAGTTCCTCCCAGCCGGACAATAGTAACGATGTCCAGCAGGCCGACTACGACGACAGCGCCGATGACGATTTCGATCAAGGCGACGACGGGTCGTTCGCCTGA
- the queF gene encoding preQ(1) synthase, giving the protein MSVTDVSSLSQLGAKVDTPESPEKAILEKVPNGNAGTDYVVRFTAPEFTSLCPMTGQPDFAHIVIDYIAGDFLVESKSLKLFLQSFRNHGAFHEDCSVYIARRLVELLQPKWLRIGAYWYPRGGIPIDVFWQTGPVPEGVWLPDQGVPTYRGRG; this is encoded by the coding sequence ATGTCCGTGACGGATGTTTCCAGCCTGTCGCAGCTGGGCGCGAAGGTCGATACGCCCGAGAGCCCGGAAAAGGCCATTCTCGAAAAGGTGCCGAACGGCAATGCCGGTACCGATTACGTGGTGCGGTTCACAGCACCCGAATTCACCTCGCTTTGCCCGATGACCGGACAGCCGGATTTCGCCCATATCGTCATCGACTATATTGCCGGTGATTTTCTGGTGGAATCGAAGTCGCTGAAGCTGTTCCTGCAATCCTTCCGCAACCACGGCGCATTTCACGAGGATTGCTCGGTCTATATCGCCAGGCGGCTGGTGGAGTTGTTGCAGCCGAAATGGCTTCGCATCGGCGCTTACTGGTATCCGCGCGGCGGTATTCCGATTGACGTTTTCTGGCAGACCGGACCGGTGCCCGAGGGCGTGTGGTTGCCGGATCAGGGTGTGCCGACCTATCGCGGCCGCGGCTGA
- a CDS encoding benzoate/H(+) symporter BenE family transporter codes for MMKDFSIQSLFMGCLTAFVGFASSFAVVLQGLKAVGATDFEAASGLMALSVAMGVCAIALSVATRMPVSIAWSTPGAALLATTGVIEGGFPAAVGGFIICAILIIIAGLFRPLGKAVASIPAPLANAMLSGVIIGLCFAPIKAIGFNPALGLPIILAWIVVGAFKRLFAVPAALAAFVLVMIFGVDIPAGALDRVAQSLTPPMEWVTPVFSLHAVISIALPLFIVTMASQNIPGIAVLKVNHYDPQPGPLFAATGFFSLLSAPFGGHAVNLAAITAAMCAGEDAHPDPKRRYWAAIIGGVGYIVFGLLAGAVTAFVALAPPILIQAVAGLALVGAFSGSAVAAFKDPETREAAAITFLITASGLSFAGVSGAFWGLIGGGLMMALTGFVKGLKRQ; via the coding sequence TTGATGAAAGATTTTTCCATACAGAGCCTGTTCATGGGGTGCCTGACCGCCTTTGTCGGCTTTGCCAGTTCTTTCGCCGTGGTGTTGCAGGGCCTGAAGGCTGTCGGTGCGACGGATTTCGAGGCGGCGTCTGGGCTGATGGCGCTTTCGGTGGCGATGGGGGTTTGCGCGATAGCGCTTTCAGTCGCGACGCGGATGCCCGTCAGCATCGCATGGTCGACACCTGGTGCAGCCTTGCTGGCGACCACGGGCGTGATCGAGGGCGGTTTTCCGGCCGCCGTGGGCGGGTTCATCATCTGCGCCATATTGATCATCATTGCCGGCCTGTTCCGGCCGCTCGGAAAGGCGGTGGCCTCCATTCCAGCGCCACTTGCCAACGCCATGCTTTCCGGGGTCATCATCGGCCTGTGTTTTGCGCCGATCAAGGCGATCGGCTTTAACCCGGCCCTCGGATTGCCGATCATTCTTGCCTGGATCGTGGTGGGAGCCTTTAAACGACTTTTCGCCGTGCCTGCGGCACTCGCCGCTTTCGTGCTGGTGATGATCTTCGGTGTCGATATTCCGGCGGGGGCGCTTGACCGTGTGGCGCAATCGCTGACGCCTCCGATGGAGTGGGTGACGCCCGTCTTCAGCCTGCACGCCGTCATTTCCATCGCGCTGCCGCTCTTCATAGTCACCATGGCGTCACAGAATATTCCCGGTATCGCAGTGTTGAAGGTCAATCACTACGATCCGCAGCCCGGACCGCTTTTCGCGGCGACCGGCTTCTTCTCACTGCTTTCCGCACCCTTCGGCGGCCATGCAGTCAATCTTGCCGCGATTACGGCGGCGATGTGCGCTGGCGAGGACGCCCATCCCGATCCGAAACGGCGCTATTGGGCGGCGATCATCGGCGGTGTGGGCTACATCGTCTTCGGCCTGCTGGCGGGCGCGGTCACGGCTTTCGTGGCACTGGCGCCGCCTATCCTCATTCAGGCGGTGGCGGGGCTTGCACTGGTGGGCGCCTTTTCCGGCTCTGCCGTTGCGGCTTTCAAGGATCCGGAAACACGCGAGGCTGCGGCGATCACCTTCCTCATCACCGCCTCCGGCCTTTCCTTCGCCGGTGTCTCCGGTGCCTTCTGGGGGCTGATCGGTGGCGGGTTGATGATGGCTTTGACTGGTTTCGTAAAAGGATTGAAGAGACAATAG
- a CDS encoding cation diffusion facilitator family transporter — protein sequence MNTEGNALVRKLAFWGIPLSFGVLGLKLVAWWVTGSVALLSDGLESTVNVVAAFIAYFVIRYAQKPADDDHQFGHHKAEYISAVVEGVLIVVAALLIVQEAWGGLFNPKLPEAPVLGLAINASAGVINAVWATILIRVGRKYASPALKADGHHIMSDVVTSAGVLVGLVLALLTGYAILDPLLAILVAINILFQGSKVILHSLGGLMDRAVEPEEDEAIKKAIAENSVGIIGVHDLRTRRAGSAAFIDFHVVVPAPMTVREAHDICDRLEDAIREVIPGASLAIHVEPEGEKAHGVKVIV from the coding sequence ATGAACACTGAAGGCAATGCACTGGTAAGGAAGCTCGCATTCTGGGGCATTCCACTTTCTTTCGGCGTGCTTGGCCTCAAGCTCGTGGCTTGGTGGGTCACAGGGTCGGTAGCGCTGCTGTCGGACGGTCTGGAATCGACCGTCAACGTTGTTGCGGCCTTCATTGCCTATTTCGTCATCCGTTATGCGCAGAAGCCCGCAGATGACGATCACCAGTTCGGCCATCACAAGGCGGAATATATCTCGGCTGTCGTCGAGGGCGTGCTGATCGTCGTCGCCGCACTTCTCATCGTGCAGGAAGCCTGGGGTGGTCTCTTCAACCCGAAGCTGCCGGAAGCGCCGGTTCTCGGTCTTGCCATCAACGCGTCAGCGGGCGTCATCAACGCCGTCTGGGCGACAATCCTCATCCGCGTCGGCCGGAAATACGCTTCTCCCGCCCTCAAGGCGGATGGTCATCATATCATGTCGGATGTCGTAACGTCGGCAGGCGTGCTGGTCGGCCTGGTTCTGGCGCTTCTGACGGGTTACGCCATTCTCGATCCGCTGCTCGCCATTCTGGTGGCCATCAACATCCTGTTCCAGGGATCGAAGGTCATTTTGCATTCGCTCGGCGGGTTGATGGACCGGGCGGTGGAACCGGAAGAAGACGAGGCGATCAAGAAGGCGATCGCCGAAAATTCCGTCGGCATCATCGGCGTGCATGATCTTAGAACCCGCCGCGCCGGTTCGGCCGCCTTCATCGATTTCCACGTCGTTGTTCCCGCCCCGATGACGGTGCGGGAGGCGCATGATATTTGCGACCGCCTTGAAGATGCCATAAGGGAAGTCATACCGGGTGCCAGCCTTGCCATTCACGTTGAGCCGGAAGGCGAAAAGGCGCATGGCGTCAAAGTGATCGTTTGA